A single genomic interval of Kiritimatiellia bacterium harbors:
- a CDS encoding DUF935 family protein produces PGTTPEKELEYKTVAEQIVSNGRGYLPNGSDVKTVDTAQRSRMPFQERITYCDQQIVMAATGGLLTMLTESGSGTLAGGAHSRGLLELARSDAARLSEVFQRDLDDHWLNEFFPGQPHAAYFRFDVPEDYNVPTMLEAVANLNWAGYRVDKSQIEDKTGLKLLDAPAQGE; encoded by the coding sequence GCCGGGTACCACTCCGGAGAAGGAACTCGAATACAAGACCGTGGCCGAGCAGATCGTCTCCAACGGCCGGGGCTACCTGCCCAACGGCTCCGACGTGAAGACCGTGGACACCGCCCAACGGTCCCGGATGCCGTTCCAGGAGCGGATCACCTACTGCGACCAGCAGATCGTCATGGCCGCGACCGGCGGATTACTCACGATGCTGACTGAATCGGGGAGTGGCACGCTGGCCGGCGGCGCTCATAGCCGCGGCCTGTTGGAACTGGCCCGCTCCGACGCCGCCCGGCTCTCCGAGGTCTTCCAGCGCGACCTGGACGATCACTGGCTCAACGAGTTCTTCCCCGGCCAGCCGCACGCCGCCTATTTCCGATTCGATGTGCCGGAAGACTACAACGTCCCGACCATGCTGGAAGCTGTCGCCAACCTGAACTGGGCCGGCTACCGCGTGGACAAGTCGCAGATCGAAGACAAAACCGGGCTGAAGCTGTTGGACGCTCCGGCCCAAGGAGAATGA